A region of Capra hircus breed San Clemente chromosome 11, ASM170441v1, whole genome shotgun sequence DNA encodes the following proteins:
- the SOCS5 gene encoding suppressor of cytokine signaling 5: MDKVGKMWNNFKYRCQNLFSHEGGNRSENVDMNSNRCLSVKEKTITLGDSAPQQQSSPLRENVALQLGLSPSKNSSRRNQNCAAEIPQIVEISIEKDNDSCVTPGTRLARRDSYSRHAPWGGKKKHSCSTKTQSSLDTDKKFGRTRNGLQRRERRYGVSSMHDMDSVSSRTVGSRSLRQRLQDTVGLCFPMRTYSKQSKPLFSNKRKIHLSELMLEKCPFPAGSDLAQKWHLIKQHTAPVSPHSTFFDTFDPSLVSAEDEEDRLRERRRLSIEEGVDPPPNAQIHTFEATAQVNPLYKLGPKLAPGMTEVNGDSSAIPQANCDSEEDTTTLCLQSRRQKQRQVSGDSHAHVSRQGAWKVHTQIDYIHCLVPDLLQITGNPCYWGVMDRYEAEALLEGKPEGTFLLRDSAQEDYLFSVSFRRYNRSLHARIEQWNHNFSFDAHDPCVFHSSTVTGLLEHYKDPSSCMFFEPLLTISLNRTFPFSLQYICRAVICRCTTYDGIDGLPLPSMLQDFLKEYHYKQKVRVRWLEREPVKAK, from the coding sequence ATGGATAaagtggggaaaatgtggaataaCTTCAAGTACAGATGTCAGAATCTCTTCAGTCACGAGGGCGGAAACCGTAGTGAAAATGTGGATATGAACTCCAACAGATGTTTGTCTGTCAAAGAGAAAACCATCACTTTAGGAGACTCAGCTCCTCAGCAGCAAAGCAGTCCCTTAAGAGAAAACGTTGCCTTACAACTAGGGTTAAGCCCTTCAAAGAATTCTTCAAGGAGAAACCAAAACTGTGCCGCTGAAATTCCTCAGATTGTTGAAATAAGCATTGAAAAGGATAATGACTCATGTGTCACCCCAGGAACAAGACTTGCAAGAAGAGATTCCTACTCTCGACATGCTCCTTGGGGTGGGAAGAAGAAACATTCCTGTTCTACAAAGACACAGAGTTCCCTGGATACGGATAAAAAGTTTGGTAGAACTCGAAATGGACTTCAAAGGAGAGAGCGGCGGTACGGCGTCAGCTCCATGCACGACATGGACAGCGTGTCCAGCAGGACTGTAGGAAGTCGCTCTCTGAGACAGAGGTTGCAGGATACTGTGGGCTTGTGTTTTCCCATGAGAACTTACAGCAAGCAGTCAAAGCCCCTATtttctaataaaagaaaaatacatctttCTGAATTAATGCTTGAGAAATGCCcttttcctgctggctcagatttGGCCCAAAAATGGCATTTGATAAAGCAGCATACGGCCCCTGTGAGCCCACATTCAACATTTTTTGATACATTTGACCCATCCTTGGTTTCTGCAGAAGATGAAGAAGATCGGCTTCGAGAGAGAAGGCGGCTTAGTATTGAAGAAGGGGTAGACCCCCCTCCCAACGCACAAATACATACATTCGAAGCCACTGCACAGGTTAACCCGTTATATAAACTGGGACCAAAGTTAGCTCCTGGAATGACTGAAGTAAATGGGGACAGTTCTGCAATTCCACAGGCTAACTGTGACTCAGAAGAGGACACAACCACACTGTGTTTGCAGTCACGGAGGCAGAAGCAACGTCAGGTATCTGGAGACAGCCATGCCCATGTTAGCAGACAGGGAGCCTGGAAAGTCCACACGCAGATCGATTACATACACTGCCTCGTGCCGGACTTGCTCCAGATCACAGGTAATCCCTGTTACTGGGGAGTGATGGACCGCTACGAAGCAGAAGCCCTTCTGGAAGGGAAACCTGAAGGGACATTTTTGCTCAGGGACTCTGCACAAGAGGACTACCTCTTCTCTGTGAGCTTCCGTCGCTACAACAGGTCCCTGCATGCCCGAATTGAACAGTGGAATCACAACTTTAGTTTCGATGCCCATGACCCATGTGTGTTTCACTCCTCCACTGTAACAGGACTTTTGGAACATTACAAAGACCCCAGCTCTTGCATGTTTTTTGAACCATTGCTTACAATATCACTCAACAGGACTTTCCCTTTTAGCCTGCAGTACATCTGCCGTGCAGTCATCTGCAGATGCACGACGTATGACGGAATTGATGGGCTCCCTTTACCATCGATGTtacaggattttttaaaagagtatcaTTATAAACAGAAAGTTAGAGTTCGCTGGCTAGAACGAGAACCAGTCAAAGCAAAGTAA